The proteins below come from a single Eucalyptus grandis isolate ANBG69807.140 chromosome 3, ASM1654582v1, whole genome shotgun sequence genomic window:
- the LOC104435779 gene encoding pre-mRNA-processing factor 39 produces MLSTSEPDLEFNHESEIQSEVQIFYKDEEIANVAGNLLGSSNGLDRSRALHKYMKIGEKLYKESHQMDEKIRGFESCIWRSYFHMKPLDDNQVENWHKYLDFVEKQEDFDWVVKLYERCLIPAANYPEFWMRYVHFMETKGGRELANSALDRAVGIFLKSENIMLADKHKIEKEQNAQLRNQLAQLAQLEQAQKLQIQQQDSTIQSLQNIRHNYLRQPLQSTMIRPCFAIVA; encoded by the exons ATGTTGAGCACAAGTGAGCCTGACTTGGAATTCAACCACGAAAGTGAGATCCAGAGTgaagtgcaaatattttatAAAGATGAGGAAATTGCCAATGTGGCTGGAAACTTGTTGGGTTCATCCAATGGCCTGGATAGGTCAAGGGCACTTCACAAGTACatgaaaataggagaaaagcTTTACAAGGAGTCACACCAAATGGATGAAAAGATTCGTGGCTTTGAGTCATGCATTTGGAGATCTTATTTCCATATGAAGCCACTTGATGACAATCAAGTGGAAAATTGGCataaatatttggattttgttgAGAAGCAAGAGGATTTTGATTGG GTTGTTAAACTTTATGAGAGGTGTCTGATTCCTGCTGCAAACTATCCTGAATTTTGGATGCGTTATGTGCATTTCATGGAAACCAAAGGAGGAAGAGAGTTGGCTAACTCTGCATTGGACAGGGCAGTGGGCATTTTTCTCAAG TCTGAGAACATAATGCTGGCAGATAAGCATAAGATTGAAAAGGAGCAGAATGCGCAGCTCAGAAATCAACTTGCTCAACTGGCACAGTTGGAGCAGGCTCAGAAGCTGCAGATACAGCAGCAAGATTCCACTATTCAGTCTTTGCAA AATATTCGTCACAATTATTTACGTCAACCCCTCCAATCAACAATGATACGGCCGTGTTTTGCTATTGTGGCCTAA